DNA sequence from the Deltaproteobacteria bacterium genome:
TCCTGGTTTCGAATGTTGGCCATTTCCACAAGATATTTATTCAATCCGGCATTCATCAGCGTTTCCTGGAAAAGTGGTTCATGAGTTCTGGGTGTACAAGCCGCCACTACGACCCGGTTCAGATTTTGCTCTCCAATGACGGCGGTCATTTTATCTTGGGTGTCCTGTGAACAGGTAAAAAGATTTTCTTCGACGTAAACAACACCGGGTAGTTCTTTTGCGTATTCGACAACGTCGGGAACACGAACGATTCCGCCGATGTTGATGCCGCAGTTGCAGACAAATACGCCGATGCGCGGTCTTTGCCGTCTCACATCCTTCTGGGCCGGCACTTTCAAAACACGGGTTTGCGTGTTCCGGGCCGGGGCGAGTTTTTCCGTTGCCGCGCAGGCTGCAGCACTGGCTTCCATTACCGATTGGGGAATATCCTTCGGCCCGGTAAGAACACCACAGGCGAATATGCCGGGAACCGAGGTGGCCACCGGATGGAAGCTGTCGGAATCGGTAAAATGATGACGATTCAACCCGATGCCGAGCGTCTCCGACAACCGAACAACCTCAGGGTCGATATCCAGCCCGGTGGAGAGAACGACCATATCGAATGTCTCCACTGTAAGAAGGCCTTCCCCGTCGATATAGCGCAGGGAAAGATCGTCGGTTCCCGTCACCGATTCCACCGTGTGGATCCGGGACGGAATAAAGCGGACACCCGTTTTTTTGGCCTTTTCAACATAGCGGTCAAAATCTTTTCCCTGGGTTCGCAAGTCCATGTAGAAAATGGCACAATCGAGCGCTTCGTCGCTGTGATCGCTTGCCATAACCGCCTGTTTGACGGCGTACATGCAGCAGACCGAGGAACAGTACCCATTGTCACAACGATTGATTTCGCGCGACCCGACACACTGCAGCCATGCGATTTTACGCGGGTGTTTTCCAACCGCTTTTTTGCCTCGCATGCTGGAAGGCCGCAACAGGTGGCCGGCATAGGGACCGGTGGCGGAAAGGATGCGCTCAAATTCGAGTGACGTAACCACATCCGGCAGCGTATGGTAGGCGTAAGTTTCGAGTCCGGCCGGATCGAAAGCCTTGAAACCGGGCGCCAGGATGACCGAGCCCGCCTGCAGAGAAAGCTTTTTGCCCGTGTCGTTGAAATTGATGGCTCCGGAAGGACAGTATTGTTCACAGGCACCGCATTTTCCCCCCTTTTTCAGGAAAATACAGTTTTCAGGATCGATGGCGTATTTAAGC
Encoded proteins:
- a CDS encoding FAD-dependent oxidoreductase, translated to MNPDRNVEDIKGAVVVVGGGIAGMQAALDIASAGFYVYLVEKSPAIGGAMAQLDKTFPTNDCSMUIISPKLVEVGRHINIELLTLSEVVAIDGKEGDFTVTVFQRPRYVDMEKCIACGVCAEKCPRKVADEYNEGLTKRKAIYVSYSQAVPLKYAIDPENCIFLKKGGKCGACEQYCPSGAINFNDTGKKLSLQAGSVILAPGFKAFDPAGLETYAYHTLPDVVTSLEFERILSATGPYAGHLLRPSSMRGKKAVGKHPRKIAWLQCVGSREINRCDNGYCSSVCCMYAVKQAVMASDHSDEALDCAIFYMDLRTQGKDFDRYVEKAKKTGVRFIPSRIHTVESVTGTDDLSLRYIDGEGLLTVETFDMVVLSTGLDIDPEVVRLSETLGIGLNRHHFTDSDSFHPVATSVPGIFACGVLTGPKDIPQSVMEASAAACAATEKLAPARNTQTRVLKVPAQKDVRRQRPRIGVFVCNCGINIGGIVRVPDVVEYAKELPGVVYVEENLFTCSQDTQDKMTAVIGEQNLNRVVVAACTPRTHEPLFQETLMNAGLNKYLVEMANIRNQDAWVHAANPDLATIKAKDMVRMAVAKSFLAGPLQETELPVRFAALVVGGGVAGMTAALSLSRQGCPVHLVESSDHLG